One Alicyclobacillus acidoterrestris DNA window includes the following coding sequences:
- a CDS encoding response regulator transcription factor, with product MTERTHPPFLVAVVEDDHQLASTLARQLARYEFEPVLLDCRQDIARAVDDISPHIVLLDINLPKYDGFYWCRRIRESSVAPIIFVSARNAGMDQVFALENGGDDYIVKPFDMDVLVAKLRAQIRRAYGSYANAPDVVRDAVESLAFGPFELNVRKMQVGFQGHWTALTKTEFELLRTLMEAKGAVVSRDLLLMALWDDTTFVDDNTLTVNVTRLRKRLTELGATDVIRTVRGVGYQLVVEESLG from the coding sequence TTGACTGAACGCACGCACCCGCCCTTCTTGGTGGCGGTTGTAGAAGATGACCACCAATTGGCGAGCACATTAGCTCGCCAATTGGCGCGTTACGAGTTTGAACCGGTCCTTCTCGATTGCCGGCAGGATATTGCGCGCGCTGTAGATGACATTTCTCCACACATTGTTTTGCTCGATATCAACTTGCCGAAGTACGACGGTTTCTACTGGTGTCGACGCATTCGCGAATCGAGTGTCGCACCCATCATCTTCGTGTCGGCACGCAACGCAGGCATGGACCAGGTCTTTGCTTTGGAAAACGGCGGCGACGATTATATCGTCAAACCCTTTGATATGGACGTGCTAGTCGCTAAACTGCGCGCTCAAATTCGCAGAGCTTATGGCTCGTACGCCAATGCGCCAGATGTTGTTCGTGACGCCGTAGAGTCGTTGGCCTTTGGACCGTTTGAACTAAATGTTCGAAAGATGCAGGTTGGGTTTCAGGGGCATTGGACAGCCCTGACGAAGACAGAGTTTGAATTGCTCCGAACGCTCATGGAAGCAAAGGGTGCTGTTGTGTCGCGCGACTTGTTGCTCATGGCACTTTGGGATGATACGACGTTTGTGGACGACAATACGCTCACGGTCAACGTGACGCGGTTGCGCAAACGTCTGACAGAGCTTGGTGCGACAGATGTGATTCGCACGGTTCGCGGTGTCGGCTATCAGTTGGTGGTAGAGGAATCTCTGGGATGA
- a CDS encoding cyclase family protein yields the protein MARTIYDVSMLIHEGVQVYKNKDEKRPRFETTSDFSTGSSHETRIHLDAHTGTHIDAPLHMIPDGKTIETVKLKQLVGNCRVLDLTDVEGGIGRADLEPHKPQPGEFLLFKTKNSWDEEFNYEFIYLAQDGAEYLADIGITGVGIDGLGVERAQPGHETHTALLSKDIVIIEGLRLKNVPAGEYFMVAAPLKLTGIDAAPARVMLFEGVGFLD from the coding sequence ATGGCTCGCACGATTTATGATGTGAGCATGCTCATCCACGAGGGCGTGCAGGTCTATAAGAACAAGGACGAAAAACGGCCGCGGTTCGAGACGACCTCCGATTTCTCGACGGGATCGAGTCACGAAACGCGCATTCACTTGGACGCACATACGGGGACGCACATTGATGCGCCCCTGCACATGATTCCAGACGGTAAGACGATTGAAACGGTCAAGTTGAAGCAGTTGGTCGGCAACTGCCGCGTGTTAGACCTCACCGATGTCGAGGGTGGCATTGGCCGGGCGGATCTTGAACCGCACAAACCGCAACCAGGCGAGTTTTTGTTGTTCAAGACGAAAAACTCGTGGGATGAGGAGTTCAACTACGAGTTTATCTACTTGGCACAGGACGGCGCGGAGTATTTGGCTGATATCGGCATTACTGGCGTCGGCATTGACGGGTTGGGTGTGGAACGCGCCCAACCAGGCCATGAGACGCACACTGCGCTCTTGAGCAAGGATATTGTCATCATTGAGGGCCTGCGGTTGAAGAACGTGCCAGCTGGCGAGTACTTCATGGTGGCCGCTCCGCTCAAATTGACGGGCATTGACGCCGCACCGGCGCGCGTGATGCTGTTTGAGGGCGTTGGCTTTCTTGACTGA
- the zwf gene encoding glucose-6-phosphate dehydrogenase: MENQTTHQLPPHVFVLFGATGDLARRKLFPALYQLHRKGSLADGISIVGTARSEYTHEAFRDEVHKALKEFVKEDIEDAVWQSFAKRIHYVQGNVDRLEDFERLRDFVLELEQKADHGGNRMFYLSMAPRFFGETALYLKQSGLADTKGWRRLIIEKPFGHDYASAAELNDQLATAFAEEEIYRIDHYLGKEMVQNIEVIRFANSMFEPLWDNRSIASVQITSSETVGVEDRASYYETSGALRDMIQNHMLQMVMMTAMEPPSRLRTEAIRDEKVKVLRSLRRYSVDEVKNYVVRGQYTAGQMNGKAVPGYLEEPNVAPNSQTDTFVAAKLFIDNFRWAGVPFYIRTGKRMPVKSTEIVVQFRNMPKHLYFNQAGNLGPNLLVIRINPVEGMYMQLNVKRPGTDNVVVPIAMEFSQSADKSPEAYERLLHDAMIGDSTFFTRWDEVSLAWKFVDPIAEAFRTGAAPLHTYAAGEWGPQAAHDLVKENPGLWWPVYGDQTPSVETVVSRERANAVEVKY; this comes from the coding sequence GTGGAGAATCAGACAACCCATCAATTGCCTCCACATGTATTTGTATTGTTCGGGGCGACAGGCGATCTTGCACGCCGTAAACTTTTCCCGGCTTTGTATCAATTGCATCGTAAGGGCTCGTTGGCCGATGGTATCAGCATCGTCGGTACCGCTCGCTCGGAGTACACGCACGAGGCATTCCGCGATGAAGTACATAAAGCACTGAAGGAATTTGTGAAGGAAGACATCGAGGACGCGGTATGGCAATCGTTCGCGAAGCGAATCCACTATGTGCAAGGCAATGTGGATCGTCTGGAGGACTTCGAACGCCTTCGCGACTTTGTGCTCGAACTGGAGCAAAAGGCCGATCACGGCGGCAACCGCATGTTCTACCTGTCCATGGCTCCGCGCTTCTTCGGCGAGACCGCGCTGTATCTGAAGCAGAGCGGTCTGGCTGACACGAAGGGCTGGCGCCGACTGATCATCGAGAAGCCGTTCGGTCACGACTACGCGTCTGCGGCTGAGTTGAACGACCAACTGGCAACGGCGTTCGCAGAGGAAGAGATTTACCGAATTGACCACTATCTCGGCAAGGAAATGGTTCAAAACATCGAGGTCATTCGCTTTGCGAACTCCATGTTCGAACCACTCTGGGACAACCGTTCGATTGCCTCGGTGCAAATCACTTCAAGTGAGACGGTGGGTGTCGAGGACCGCGCATCGTACTACGAGACGTCTGGCGCACTGCGCGACATGATTCAAAACCACATGTTGCAAATGGTCATGATGACGGCAATGGAGCCACCAAGCCGTCTGCGCACGGAAGCGATTCGCGACGAGAAGGTGAAGGTGCTTCGCTCGTTGCGTCGCTACAGCGTCGATGAAGTGAAGAACTACGTCGTACGCGGTCAGTACACCGCGGGTCAGATGAACGGCAAGGCTGTGCCAGGTTACTTGGAAGAGCCAAATGTTGCGCCAAACTCGCAAACCGACACGTTCGTTGCGGCGAAGCTGTTTATCGACAACTTCCGCTGGGCTGGCGTTCCGTTCTACATCCGTACAGGGAAACGCATGCCGGTCAAATCCACGGAGATTGTGGTGCAGTTCCGCAACATGCCGAAACACCTGTACTTCAACCAAGCGGGCAACCTCGGGCCGAACTTGTTGGTCATCCGCATCAACCCGGTCGAAGGCATGTACATGCAGTTGAACGTGAAGCGCCCGGGCACCGACAACGTCGTGGTGCCAATTGCGATGGAGTTCAGCCAATCGGCAGACAAGTCTCCAGAAGCTTACGAGCGCCTGTTGCACGATGCGATGATTGGTGATTCCACGTTCTTTACGCGCTGGGATGAAGTGTCCCTCGCTTGGAAGTTTGTTGATCCGATTGCAGAAGCGTTCCGCACCGGCGCGGCACCGCTGCACACCTATGCGGCTGGCGAATGGGGTCCACAGGCGGCACACGACTTGGTCAAGGAGAACCCAGGGCTGTGGTGGCCAGTGTATGGGGATCAAACCCCGTCCGTGGAAACTGTGGTGAGCCGTGAACGCGCGAACGCCGTGGAGGTGAAGTACTAA
- the prfB gene encoding peptide chain release factor 2 (programmed frameshift) has product MAETFGELRQDLKTMATRLADFGRSLDVAAKETRIATLEDQMTAADFWDDQAKAQKVISEVNALKSVVEKMNEMTQLHSDAEVALELAQEENDMDLFAEANELAAKLKAGMDSFELELMLSGEYDANNAILELHPGAGGTESQDWASILLRMYTRWAEDHGYKVDVLDYLPGDEAGVKSVTLLIKGHNAYGYLKAEKGVHRLVRISPFDSSGRRHTSFASVDVIPEITEDNSDIEVRPEELRIDTYRSTGAGGQHVNTTDSAVRITHLPTGIVVSCQSERSQIQNRAVAMNLLKARLAEKRREEREAELAELRGEQKDIGWGSQIRSYVFHPYSMVKDHRTNEEIGNVHAVVDGLLDPFINAYLRWQLAREQAREQANQG; this is encoded by the exons GTGGCAGAGACATTTGGCGAGCTTCGCCAAGATTTAAAGACTATGGCTACTCGTTTAGCGGACTTCGGGAGGTCTCTT GACGTCGCTGCCAAAGAGACCCGCATTGCAACATTAGAAGATCAGATGACGGCGGCGGACTTCTGGGATGACCAAGCGAAAGCGCAGAAGGTGATTTCCGAAGTCAACGCGCTGAAGTCGGTCGTGGAAAAGATGAACGAAATGACGCAACTGCATAGCGATGCAGAGGTTGCGTTGGAATTGGCGCAAGAGGAAAACGATATGGACTTGTTCGCCGAAGCGAACGAGTTGGCAGCGAAACTCAAGGCCGGCATGGATTCGTTTGAATTAGAGTTGATGCTCTCCGGCGAGTATGACGCGAACAACGCCATTCTCGAATTGCACCCAGGGGCAGGTGGCACCGAGTCGCAGGACTGGGCGTCGATTTTGCTGCGCATGTACACGCGCTGGGCGGAAGATCACGGCTATAAAGTGGACGTCCTCGATTACCTGCCGGGTGACGAGGCAGGCGTCAAGAGTGTCACCTTGTTGATTAAGGGGCATAACGCATACGGGTATCTAAAAGCTGAGAAGGGCGTGCACCGTCTCGTCCGCATCTCGCCGTTTGACTCGTCTGGGCGCCGACACACGTCGTTTGCGTCGGTCGATGTCATTCCCGAAATCACCGAAGACAATTCGGACATCGAGGTGCGGCCAGAGGAATTGCGCATTGACACGTACCGCTCCACGGGTGCAGGTGGACAGCACGTCAACACCACCGACTCCGCGGTGCGCATTACGCACTTGCCGACTGGGATTGTGGTCAGTTGTCAAAGTGAGCGGTCACAGATTCAGAACCGCGCCGTCGCGATGAACTTGTTGAAGGCCCGACTCGCCGAGAAGCGGCGGGAAGAGCGCGAAGCGGAGTTGGCGGAACTGCGCGGCGAGCAAAAGGATATCGGCTGGGGCAGCCAAATCCGCTCGTACGTGTTCCACCCGTATTCGATGGTGAAAGACCACCGGACGAACGAGGAAATCGGCAACGTTCACGCGGTGGTCGATGGGCTGTTAGATCCGTTTATCAACGCGTATCTGCGCTGGCAACTGGCGCGTGAGCAAGCGCGCGAACAGGCGAACCAGGGTTAA
- the secA gene encoding preprotein translocase subunit SecA produces MGLLKQVFNSNERDIARLRRKIEKINGLEAQFEHMSDEELQAMTPAFRQRLENGEKLDDLLPEAFAVVREAAKRVLGQRHYDVQLMGGIVLHEGRVAEMKTGEGKTLVASLPSYLNGLTGKGVHVVTVNDYLAKRDAEITGQVHRFLGLTVGYNGHDMTPQQKREAYAADVTYGTNNEFGFDYLRDNMVMSLEDMVQRPLHFAIVDEVDSILIDEARTPLIISGPAEKSADLYFRADLFVRRLRRDEDYEIDEKMRTANLTDSGVHKAEQYFKVENLFDPDNVTLMHHITQALKAHGLMHRDKDYVVMGDEICIVDEFTGRLMEGRRYSEGLHQAIEAKEGVRVQNESKTLATITLQNYFRMYNKLSGMTGTAKTEEKEFIEIYGMDVVTIPTNRPLRRQDLGDVIYKTEAAKFNAVVNEIAARHEKGQPVLVGTTSVDKSERLSQMLHAKGVPHQVLNAKHHAREAEIVSLAGQPGMVTIATNMAGRGTDILLGEGVAEVGGLHIIGTERHESRRIDNQLRGRAGRQGDPGSSQFFLSLEDDLLRLFGSENIKRMMDRLGLEEDQPIEHRMLTSAMERAQKKVEGNNYDTRKHVLRYDDVMNKQREVIYKQRRQILETENLRGIIEGMGKDLISHMLDVYCSEEQIPEDWDIKGLLQYAERHFLTPGQVQEEDLRKLERDELQEKLQALFVENYDAREEELGDFLRQLERLVLLRTVDSKWMDHIDAMDQFRQGVHLRSYGQADPLVIYQREGFEMFEAMIHSIEEEVVLYVFKATVQQAPQPIEMHDSVGG; encoded by the coding sequence GTGGGACTCCTCAAGCAAGTATTTAACTCCAACGAACGCGATATTGCACGTTTGCGCCGGAAAATTGAGAAGATCAATGGCCTGGAAGCGCAGTTTGAACATATGTCGGACGAGGAACTTCAGGCGATGACGCCTGCGTTCCGTCAGCGACTGGAGAACGGAGAAAAGCTTGACGACCTGCTTCCTGAGGCATTTGCAGTTGTGCGGGAGGCGGCCAAGCGCGTCTTGGGGCAACGTCATTATGACGTACAGCTGATGGGCGGCATTGTTCTGCACGAAGGCCGTGTGGCGGAGATGAAGACTGGTGAAGGGAAAACCTTGGTCGCTTCGCTTCCGTCGTATTTGAACGGACTGACGGGCAAAGGCGTGCACGTCGTGACGGTCAACGATTACTTGGCCAAGCGCGACGCGGAAATCACGGGACAGGTACACAGATTTCTCGGTTTAACCGTTGGCTACAATGGCCACGACATGACACCGCAGCAAAAGCGCGAAGCGTATGCTGCCGACGTGACGTACGGGACAAATAATGAGTTCGGCTTTGACTACCTGCGCGACAACATGGTGATGTCGCTCGAAGATATGGTACAGCGGCCGCTCCATTTCGCCATCGTCGACGAAGTCGACTCGATTCTTATCGACGAGGCGCGGACGCCGCTCATTATCTCGGGTCCTGCGGAGAAATCGGCGGATTTGTATTTCCGCGCCGATTTGTTTGTCCGCCGTTTGCGCAGGGACGAGGATTACGAAATCGACGAGAAGATGCGCACGGCGAACTTGACTGACTCGGGTGTGCATAAGGCCGAGCAGTACTTTAAGGTCGAGAACTTGTTCGATCCCGACAACGTCACGCTGATGCACCACATCACGCAGGCGTTGAAGGCGCATGGTCTGATGCACCGCGACAAGGACTACGTCGTGATGGGCGATGAGATTTGCATCGTCGACGAGTTTACGGGCCGTTTGATGGAAGGGCGCCGTTACAGCGAGGGTCTGCATCAGGCGATTGAGGCGAAGGAAGGCGTCCGCGTCCAAAACGAATCGAAGACGCTGGCGACTATCACGCTGCAAAACTACTTCCGCATGTACAACAAGCTGTCTGGTATGACGGGTACAGCCAAGACGGAGGAGAAGGAGTTCATCGAGATTTACGGCATGGATGTCGTAACCATCCCGACGAACCGACCGCTTCGCCGCCAAGACCTCGGAGACGTCATTTATAAGACCGAGGCGGCCAAGTTTAATGCGGTGGTCAACGAGATCGCGGCACGGCACGAGAAGGGTCAGCCGGTGCTCGTGGGTACGACGTCTGTGGACAAGTCGGAGCGACTGTCGCAGATGTTACACGCCAAGGGCGTACCACACCAGGTGTTAAATGCGAAGCACCACGCGCGCGAGGCGGAAATTGTGTCGCTCGCAGGCCAACCTGGGATGGTCACCATTGCGACGAATATGGCTGGGCGCGGTACGGACATCCTGCTCGGTGAAGGCGTCGCAGAAGTAGGCGGCTTGCACATCATTGGGACCGAGCGACATGAGAGTCGACGTATTGACAATCAGTTGCGCGGTCGCGCTGGGCGCCAGGGAGACCCGGGTTCGTCGCAATTCTTCTTGTCGCTCGAAGACGATTTGCTGCGTCTGTTTGGCTCGGAGAACATCAAGCGGATGATGGACAGGCTTGGGCTTGAGGAAGATCAGCCAATTGAGCACCGCATGTTGACGAGCGCGATGGAGCGGGCGCAGAAGAAAGTCGAAGGCAACAACTACGACACGCGCAAACACGTCCTCCGTTACGACGACGTGATGAACAAGCAGCGTGAAGTGATTTACAAGCAGCGCCGCCAGATTCTCGAGACGGAAAACCTGCGGGGCATTATCGAGGGAATGGGCAAAGATCTCATTAGCCACATGCTGGATGTGTATTGCTCCGAGGAGCAGATTCCAGAGGATTGGGATATCAAAGGGCTGCTTCAGTACGCAGAGCGCCACTTCCTGACACCGGGGCAGGTGCAAGAAGAAGATCTTCGCAAACTGGAACGGGACGAGCTCCAAGAGAAGCTTCAGGCACTGTTCGTCGAGAATTACGACGCGCGCGAGGAGGAACTGGGCGACTTCTTGCGGCAGTTGGAGCGGCTTGTGTTGTTGCGGACGGTCGATTCCAAGTGGATGGATCACATCGACGCGATGGATCAATTCCGCCAAGGCGTCCACCTGCGTTCGTATGGCCAGGCTGACCCGCTCGTCATTTACCAACGCGAGGGCTTTGAGATGTTCGAGGCTATGATTCACAGCATCGAAGAGGAAGTTGTCCTCTACGTATTCAAGGCGACGGTCCAACAGGCACCACAACCTATTGAGATGCACGATTCGGTCGGCGGTTAA
- a CDS encoding glycosyltransferase family 2 protein yields the protein MTVTLLAIAIAFWVLLVYYTVLTVGGAIFRVKASTKSSPALESYPSVSVLIPAHNEGKVLGKTLRSMVQLVYPGDLTVYVLNDNSQDETGEVADAYAEVFTRIQHVRVPSGSPKGKSRVLNYGLSLAKSDYVAVYDADNQPEPQALKLLVEAAVRTPGAAGAVGYVKTLNEQRNWLTRMISLEFSTFQLLMQSGRWLFFKLGSLTGTNMLVKRSDLLDVGGWDPYALAEDAELTLQLTAKGKLLPVVPESRTWEQEPETLRVWLRQRTRWMQGNLYLIEKTMRTPSWIRGRTLIHTLQTLLVYVCFVFFLLVSDVWFVLGLFGVVHTEYIRTPLLLIWAESWLLYSLQIFSALMTDSNVTIRNVIGVSLMYFSYAQMWIYLLVRASLKHIKHRLSRAEVTWDKTIRF from the coding sequence ATGACCGTTACGTTACTCGCGATTGCAATCGCCTTTTGGGTGTTGTTGGTGTATTACACAGTGTTGACTGTTGGGGGTGCAATATTTCGAGTCAAAGCGTCGACGAAGTCTTCTCCGGCGCTCGAAAGCTATCCGAGTGTGAGCGTTTTGATACCGGCTCATAACGAAGGGAAAGTTTTAGGAAAGACGTTGAGATCGATGGTTCAGTTGGTGTATCCGGGCGACTTGACTGTGTACGTGTTAAATGACAATTCTCAGGACGAAACAGGGGAAGTGGCTGATGCGTACGCGGAAGTGTTCACCAGGATTCAACATGTTCGAGTGCCTTCAGGCAGTCCTAAAGGGAAGTCCAGGGTGCTCAACTATGGACTCTCTCTCGCCAAGTCAGACTATGTGGCGGTCTACGATGCCGACAATCAGCCTGAACCGCAGGCCTTGAAATTGTTGGTCGAGGCGGCGGTTCGGACACCCGGTGCCGCAGGTGCGGTGGGGTATGTGAAGACGCTCAATGAGCAGCGCAACTGGTTGACGCGGATGATTTCTCTTGAGTTCTCCACATTTCAACTTTTGATGCAGTCGGGGAGATGGTTGTTTTTTAAACTGGGATCTCTTACGGGAACCAATATGCTCGTCAAGCGGTCAGACTTATTGGACGTAGGGGGATGGGATCCCTATGCACTCGCCGAAGATGCAGAATTGACGCTGCAGTTGACTGCAAAAGGCAAATTGTTGCCGGTTGTGCCGGAGTCCCGCACTTGGGAGCAAGAGCCGGAAACTCTGCGGGTGTGGTTGCGGCAGCGTACGCGGTGGATGCAAGGCAATCTGTATCTCATTGAGAAGACGATGAGAACGCCGAGCTGGATTCGGGGCAGAACGCTCATCCACACGCTTCAGACCCTTCTGGTCTACGTGTGCTTTGTGTTCTTTTTGCTGGTTTCTGATGTCTGGTTTGTTCTCGGTTTGTTTGGTGTGGTACATACGGAGTACATTCGAACCCCTTTGTTGTTGATTTGGGCCGAATCTTGGTTGTTGTACTCCCTCCAAATTTTTAGCGCGCTGATGACCGATTCAAATGTAACCATTCGAAACGTCATTGGCGTATCCCTGATGTATTTTTCGTATGCGCAGATGTGGATTTATTTGCTCGTTCGCGCGTCGCTGAAGCACATCAAGCATCGTTTGTCGCGCGCGGAAGTCACTTGGGACAAGACTATTCGCTTTTAA
- a CDS encoding GGDEF domain-containing protein, with protein MNRVSFIGLYAIQLAVISLLAVLYPARVFVLLGLIAVAFAVVSYYAKPMYGFIVLTAGIACVGFSFVLISWIAPTGLEHQAIFIAKHMVITVLYTTTWLTATFTRRMVLQYRQAIERVEQLEKYTLTQGVLTVNEFQYRLDDVYTGARRRGEGAYVLFLHVIKDKRSFQLVDTLVAQLERAALQSVRSKFDIVGKLADDTIGLVLQNTDARGVSIVTDRFFHLLSEQLNAKATEMLEISPYHLIDQWGEIVRLLEAYYPRGTFVDRSAL; from the coding sequence ATGAATCGAGTATCTTTTATCGGGCTCTATGCGATTCAGCTAGCGGTAATCTCGCTGTTGGCAGTGCTTTACCCAGCGAGGGTTTTTGTACTCTTGGGACTCATTGCAGTCGCTTTTGCTGTGGTGTCGTACTATGCAAAACCGATGTATGGATTCATTGTTTTAACGGCTGGCATCGCATGTGTCGGTTTTTCATTTGTATTGATTTCTTGGATTGCACCAACGGGACTTGAGCACCAGGCAATTTTCATTGCGAAGCATATGGTCATCACGGTGTTGTACACGACGACGTGGTTGACTGCGACGTTTACGCGAAGAATGGTCTTGCAGTATCGCCAGGCTATCGAGAGGGTCGAGCAGTTGGAGAAGTATACCCTGACTCAGGGTGTCCTAACGGTGAATGAGTTTCAATATCGGCTTGATGATGTATATACTGGCGCGAGGCGGCGTGGGGAAGGGGCTTATGTTCTTTTCTTGCACGTGATCAAAGATAAGAGAAGCTTTCAGTTGGTGGATACGCTTGTCGCTCAGTTGGAAAGAGCTGCTTTGCAATCTGTCCGAAGTAAGTTTGATATTGTGGGGAAACTGGCTGATGACACGATTGGTCTCGTGCTTCAGAACACGGATGCGCGCGGTGTTTCCATTGTAACGGATCGATTTTTTCATTTGCTGAGTGAGCAGTTGAATGCAAAGGCAACAGAGATGCTAGAGATCTCTCCGTATCATCTGATTGATCAGTGGGGAGAAATTGTCCGTTTGCTAGAGGCGTATTATCCGCGGGGCACATTTGTAGATCGGAGCGCGCTGTAA
- the hpf gene encoding ribosome hibernation-promoting factor, HPF/YfiA family, translating to MKIQVHGDNISVTSALQDYVDKKIGRLTRLFEGEADKDIHVTMSVEGTFHRVEMTVYVHGVIFRAEEKSQDMYASIDLVTDKLELQVQRYKEKVNRRFREKGLRTQIRQTALHGRLSDTADEVDEPKVVRVKRFPIKPMSVEEATLQMDLLDHDFFVFTNAETDEVNVVYRRKNGDYGLIEPQG from the coding sequence ATGAAAATTCAAGTTCATGGCGACAACATTTCTGTCACCTCGGCGCTCCAGGATTATGTGGATAAGAAGATTGGACGGCTTACGCGACTGTTTGAGGGCGAAGCCGACAAGGACATCCATGTAACCATGTCCGTTGAAGGAACGTTCCATCGCGTGGAAATGACAGTGTACGTGCATGGCGTGATCTTCCGGGCGGAAGAGAAGTCGCAAGACATGTATGCCTCCATTGATTTGGTTACGGATAAGCTTGAATTGCAGGTGCAGCGTTACAAGGAAAAGGTCAACCGCCGTTTTCGCGAGAAAGGGTTGCGGACGCAGATTCGGCAGACCGCTCTTCACGGCAGACTTTCAGATACAGCAGACGAAGTGGACGAGCCCAAAGTGGTGCGTGTCAAACGTTTCCCAATTAAACCGATGAGCGTGGAAGAGGCCACTTTGCAGATGGACCTGCTAGACCACGACTTTTTCGTCTTCACCAATGCCGAAACGGATGAGGTGAACGTCGTTTATCGCCGGAAAAACGGGGACTATGGCTTGATTGAGCCGCAGGGTTGA
- a CDS encoding flagellar protein FlaG, with product MTIQSIFNVNSVSNIIPNQVEPIQNGLLAGSQPTVSVEQPEEASSSVNGGKAKSETTSAFDKLLDDWKQHAIQPNLSVQFARDAPTNEIWMNLVDNSTGQVVYKFPPEAMRMLKEHKQANGLVTDVRT from the coding sequence GTGACCATTCAATCGATTTTCAACGTAAACTCCGTATCAAATATCATTCCGAATCAAGTAGAACCCATTCAGAACGGATTACTTGCCGGTTCTCAGCCGACAGTTTCGGTGGAACAGCCTGAGGAAGCGTCCAGTTCAGTGAACGGTGGGAAGGCAAAGTCTGAAACAACCTCAGCCTTTGATAAATTGCTTGATGATTGGAAACAGCACGCCATTCAACCGAATTTGAGCGTGCAATTCGCGAGAGATGCACCTACAAACGAAATATGGATGAATCTCGTAGACAATTCGACTGGACAGGTCGTGTACAAGTTCCCGCCTGAGGCGATGCGTATGCTGAAAGAGCATAAACAGGCGAACGGCCTTGTTACGGACGTACGCACGTGA
- the fliS gene encoding flagellar export chaperone FliS has translation MSYASRASMAYKSTAVQTSNEKLVVMLYDGWLSALEIAKDAIEAGDLARAHTQLVKAQNIVNELNNTLDMQYEVSKQLRQLYEFFLRQLVEANVQKSVQPIVEQYPIVKGLRDTWEQAIKQLGVSTV, from the coding sequence GTGAGTTACGCGAGTCGTGCATCAATGGCGTACAAATCAACTGCGGTGCAAACAAGTAACGAGAAGTTGGTTGTGATGTTGTATGACGGCTGGCTATCAGCACTGGAGATTGCGAAAGATGCAATTGAGGCTGGTGACTTGGCGCGAGCTCATACACAGTTAGTTAAAGCCCAAAATATCGTGAACGAGTTGAACAATACTTTGGACATGCAGTATGAAGTGTCAAAGCAACTTCGTCAATTATACGAGTTTTTCCTACGGCAGTTGGTCGAGGCGAATGTACAAAAGAGTGTTCAGCCGATTGTGGAGCAATATCCCATCGTGAAGGGATTGCGGGATACTTGGGAACAGGCCATCAAACAATTGGGCGTTTCGACGGTCTAA